From the Helianthus annuus cultivar XRQ/B chromosome 17, HanXRQr2.0-SUNRISE, whole genome shotgun sequence genome, the window tgagcatatcctgagtgtgagcatctgtttctctcttaacggctgctaaagctcgctgttgttttaactttttcatcattttcctacgttcatgcgctcctctgctgaaccatcctcTTTTCTTAGGAGGGAATGGTTCTTTATATTGGGCCTTGAACACGAATATCTCATCTTCATTGTCtgctgaataccctgagagggtaggctgagaagaggtgccttcgtccctaggtgagctggacaactaaCGGTAAGTGtctgaaggtccttggtcgctcatactgtaaactaacaaatagtcaaataacacacaacaataaaatacaaatataCATGTAGTTTCGTAGAAAATTTCCTAACATTTTGaataatatcttggtgtcagcagaacacttttgtggctgaatcagtggcttagctctgataccaccttctgtcgcaacccccgtcccctaactaCCCaagaacgggcggccgcggccagttttagtggtatcggtgtttatcagtttggcagcggaaatttcatcaggaccgtagttaggaaatgttttatcagagtaaaataccacgcttttataatattaaacacatgggaaaataccaagtttcaagtacacacatttttataggggtaaactctattttatttaaataaaacatctctttattttaggtaactttatagccacttttccaagccttcagtgctatcTAGCTttcttctatttggctttcacattttgttacctgaaacgcgtttaaaaatattttatcagtgagaaatactggtgagtgaatcccagtttaatcaagacatGTAAAAccgttttacagtattgagggcagtctcgcaattacatttgtttccatctactttaattatcACCCACGGTACTGCCAACCCGACTTGTGGttatgttactactcacaatgtagtaacaaattttgtatacaaaaccccaacgtACCAACGATAATTGTaaaatacaaatactcaatcactgtttattATAATGTTAAttatttgaggttttgtaaaaatagtttgcaaaaaggagattactcacattgttgtcttagggttttctttaaggatttcctggtgattatctattaattacacacaatgcacacgcgttagtataataacccaatatttacattagtaataccctccccgagacggcattccaacgactacattaggcagaaccacgacagccgttacggaaccctagatcaatcgggcagcgtatctaatacgtaaccgggggttatgatacttacaacgaggcagggcTTCCCTAATTGGGGGGGTATAGTGACTACACTAtagaaatttgagagagaaaggGATTTTTGAACGATTTGTGAACTGAGCCTCACGATCCAATTTATAAGGCTGATCATAGAGGGCGTCGCGCCCCGCCACGGAAACAAGAGGGGTCGTTGCGCCCCGTGACGTAGGTGGTGTAGGCCCTAGCCTTGCCCACTCAGCGGCTAGCTTCGCCATGCACACGACACATGGCAGCTCCGGGTGCCGCCGCTTTTCCAGGtggtcgcgccccgcgtaggccTTCACTGGCTCGGTCACGGGCCGCCAGGGACCATAAAAActtgttttaattaatttttacaaaaataaaggtATTAGGGACCGGTTTTCAtgtacggggtgtattttaggacatattggggcactttaaatatttttaaGGTGTCAGattattttggagggttgttataccaCGTCCAGAAAGAACAAAGTTGTCCAATTCAAACACTagacgaaatccaaacttgttgagcatcCATCCCGACACGAGATTCTTCCGTATCACTGGAACATAAAGCACATTTGTTAAGGTAAGCTCCTTGCCAGAGGTCATCTTCAGGATGACAGTGCCTTCCCCCTCGATGTTTGTGGTAGCTTTATTTCCCATATAAAGCTTTTCTTCACCCGTTGCTTTCTTGAATGTAGAGAAAAGAGTCTTATCTCCACAAACATAGCGGGTTGGCTCCGTGTCAACGAACCATCCTTTTGGGTTTTCACCCATCGCGCTGACTTCTTCAATCATAGCCGCTTCCTCGGTTATCATTGCAATTAGAGGCATACCATCCTTATCAACCATATGCGCACGCTCATGCTtcggtttcttgcattggttagcacaGTGCCCCGTCTcgttacaattgtaacaagtacCTTGGAAAGGCGTAAGCTTCTTTTTCACAGCCCCCTTTTTCGGTCCATGGTTGTTAACCTTTTATTTCCCCTTGTTGTCCTTTTTACCCCGTTTGCCTTTATTGCCCTTTGAGGACTCCCCAACTTCCACCATGTTTGCCTTAGCCGAAGCTTGCAAAATGGTGCCTTTTCGGGCCAACCTGTTGTCCTCTTCTATACGAAGACGGACGACAAGTTCCTCAATCGTCATTTCCTTTCGCTTGTGCTTTAGGTAGTTCTTAAATTCTACCCACAAAGGAGGCAATTTCTCAttcatggctgccacttgaaatgTCTCGCTAAGTACCATTCCCTCAGCATGGATGTCATGTAGTATAATTTGCaactcttggacttggttcataaCAGTCTTGTTGTCAACCATTTTGTAGTCCAAGAAACgggcgacaacaaatttctttgttccTGCATCCCCCGTTTTGTACTTTTTATCCAAAGCATCCCCTAAatctttggaagtcttgacgttgtagtacacattatacagCGCACCCGAAAGGCCGTTGAGTACATAGCCTCGACATATGAAATCCGAGTGCTTCCAAGCCTCTAACGCGCTCAAAGCCTGAGCGTCGGTCTCCCCTTTcgcaggttggggagcggtttcagtcaagaacctcgcaaggttcatggtggtcaaatagaagaacatcttctgttgccaccTCTTGAGGTggagacccgagaacttctcgggtcgttcagcATGATTCGCCACTGTGGACGTTCTCACAGTGTTGGCAGGGGTACCGACAACAACGTTGACGTTGGTATTTTCAGTCGACATTCTGAAAAATTCCACAAAACCAAGTTAATAAATCTGTTAGAATAATAAATGTGctgatttattattttattaacagAATCGATGAGTAACAAAACCAGCCGTgtagcttctaagtccaactttgaagactacaACAGAAGATCTTAGAACCCAAAGACaaagaaggagtagaagaacAGAATCTGTTTTAAcaaaggagtagaaacagaattcTGCAGTGGAGAATGTAAGAGCTGGTGATTTTTCGGTGTGTTGTTGCTGCAGCAGGTTCCTCCTATATATACTGCATGtcttgaagaaactgaaaaacgaattaaattgattaaacgtcttcaatgcactttaattcgtcatttaattcGCAGTCAAAGCCATTGACTTCGTCAGTTTCAAATGTTGAAATATAACTGCACTGGCATTAACAGCAGAAAGTTTCTACGCGCGCGCGCGCAAGTCTACATGCTCATGCGTGGGTGCGCCATTTTGGCTCACTTCCATGCGCGCGTGCACCATTTTGGCTCACTTCCACGCGCACCTACGCGCATGCGCCACATCAActgtgagcctatacgagcacgccacacagtcgcaccgtattggctcactctggtgcgccgcgcacgtcacATCAGTGCCCATGTTCCATGCGCGAGTGCGCGCCACCATGCCACGTCACCAACCACCAGGTctttgcaacccttgtgctccgccacgcgcacgtggtcaaaaatacaaaggcggctctcaagcggcttgcggcgatgcgaagtgcaaagtgcgccatcaaagcacCTCATCTCCACGCGCGTGCGTATGTGAGTGCGGGTTAGGATGCGgcccttcgcgagtacacttagtgtgtgcttccatgaaacaataaggatggagagttccaacttaaatacccctttaagtttcatctcttCTCCTATGTGGGACAAAGTGTCACTTTCCCACTTTTTCaacattcaagtttcaaacaccaaactttgaacATCGATATCTCATTAACCGTAGCttcgttttggacgtggtttacttcgttgcgaagctcttccaacatagaacacaaacctacaaataaatatataaaacccgctcattttcttatatttatttctagttcaaaataggaaaaaattattttcctatatttgtgaaaaatgatattttcacaaatttccaacaaCACGTACTAGAAAGGAAAGATGGAAACGGTTTGGGCAAAGatacaaagtaaaaaaaaatcagtttcaaaagtaatttgattttcacataaaTCTGAAATCAATGTATGATGAATGGGGTGGTGGTCTATTCGCACACGCCATTTATCTTCttgcacatccaaagcgccgcgctatgaagtcagtccttgtctgttggcCAAGACCAaaacgccccgctttggccatagcgcggcgctttggatgtttttttttctttttgaaacagGTGGGATGTGGGTTGATGTGGgttagtttggtagggatttttggttggattagtttggtagggatttttggaggaaaaatttttatttgagttttattacatataattcatagttgttttataattacgtcattacgtcattatttttatagaacgtatataatataagttcttaacgttgtttattttgttaaattaaacgaacacgttaaataaaatgTACAGAAAGCCATAAGAATTAAACGTAAACAATCCAAAACCAACAtgatgtaaatagaagattaactgcaatatatatatatatatatatatatatatatatatatatatatatatatgtatatcagtAGGtacatacaatacaaaacaaaaaggtacaactgagtacataatacataacaaaacactaaacaaacaaactaaggtactaatcctcgtgcggtggggacggtgggaggggaAGTGGAGGCAACCCAGCGAGCTCTCGTAGAGCAACGAGCGTCTCGACGATCCAGTCAATGCATGCGCCCTGACGTCTGAGGCGCCGGTCAAAGtcccgagccacctcacgcgCTGCCGGAGGCAGGTCAGCGTAAACGTGTTGCGGGTACTGTGGAGGATCAGGAGCTGGCTGAACTGGTGGTACCGGGATCTCCTCGACCTGCTCCTCCTGAGCCGGATCCTCGAATACAcgctgagcctgagcctgaggctGAGCCTAAGGCTCGTCCTGAGGCTGATCGAGGCCCAGAGCCTGTAGCTGAGCCTGCCGAGCGGCCTCCTGAACATGAGGAGGGGCTAACACTCCAGGCCTCACCTCAAtaacaaccgggatgacctccgGCAACACCTCCGGCTGCCAAATCAGCTCGTCACGACCCTTGAACCTCAGACCAACATCAAaggtacgggtgatctgcatGCTAGATACTGACGCGCGGCCCAACCTGGTTGACGGGATCGGATCGGACAGCTCCGGATCATGCTCAGGCACGAGCCCTAGCGAGCGTGCAATGGTGGTGATGTATGAGCCAGTGTGCAGCTGCCCGCAGAGCTGCCGGTGGTATGCTGTGGCAAAGTAATCTGCCGGGCAGGCTGCTAGATCGCAGGGCTGGCGGCGAAGTAGGCAGTATAGAAAGAAAAGGTCACTGAGGTTGACCTTCTCCCTGCTGGTACCCCGCGGCACGATAGATGACGCGATAACATGGTGCAGGTATCGGTACAAGGGGTCTCTAATggtggtggccttttgccaggatttcccaaagggaACCCTGGAAATGGCCCTCCAGAAACTGATAAGCGTCTGCCTGTCCATCACCGTAACCGCCTGCGTATATAAATCAGTATCAAGCTCGGGCTCTGTGTACAAACCTGTATGGACAGCAAACTCCCGCACACTCATCTGAAACTGCTGACCGGCGAGACGGAATGTAACCTCGTGGACTGGAAAATCCGGGTCCTCCACGTAATCCGCCGGATGCGAAGCGTATGTAAACGTAGAAAGAAACTCGACCGTAAGCTCAGGGTACGAGTCCTCCATCGCTATCTGAAATAGGCGCGACCAAGGAGTATCTAGTCCAACTATATCACGCGCCCGCGCGGCCTCTCCCACGGTCTCCAACAGGTCCCAGTCTATCCCTACATGCCCCCCAATCTCTATGGTGCGCAACCTAGCGCATCTCCCCCTCGCCCGTGACCCCTGCGAAAACTGCAGGTACGGACATGCCGACTCTCCCTCCTCTCCCTCCTCTCCCTCAGCCTCCATATGCTCAATCTCGTCATCGGAGGAATCCATCCCTGCACGTTGAaaagataataaataaataatattatttaaacaatttaaataataaacaaataatattaaatataaaacaataaacaaataatattattaaacaatttaaataataaacaaataatattaaatataaaataataaataaataatattattaaacaatttaaataaaagataataaacaaataatattaaatataaaataataaacaaataatattattaaacaatttaaataataaacaaataatattaaatataaaataataaacaaataatattaaataaacatataatataataaacaaataatataaaaataatattaaataaacaaataataataataaacaaataatataaaaaaaataaacatgaaccaaagcgccccgctttggcctcgGCATGGCGCTTTGGTTCTTCGTTATGAAGAACAGGCCCAGCAACTCGATCAAATCCGcccaaatcaaatcaaaatcaaacatatAACTTGAACCAAAACAATAAATGAAGTTCGATCGTACCTAATAGCGTTTGAAATCTGGAAAAAGAAGATCTTCGCCCTAGTGTGTGTAATCACacctttgtgtgtgtgttttgtttgttgATGAAATGGGGGAGAAGGCTGCCCCGCTTCAGGTTTAACGAGGGGCCAAAACGCTGCGCTATGGCCTAAGCGGGGCGCTTCGGGGTCAAAGCGCTGCGTTATGGCCTAAGCGGGGCGCTTTGGgccttttttaaattttttaaaattgtttttaattcacaGACGCGTTGATAATAGTCTAAATTTTACGTTTTTTccattatacatcattttttaatatatatggactatattgcaagttccggatcaaatcggttacATGTGATGTCTTATTCCGTTATATCGTATCATTTTGGTTTGAAAGCACAAGTACTCCTGTGAGAAGTGTTATGTGTATCAACCGCCTACCGTACATGAACATGacgtattttttcattaattgtagtattatgatgtatattgtcattttgggtcgtacaagtgcgtattgaatctgattgggttgtgtcggtgacattcggtttttaacgtgatgtaacgcatatattgaacaaacacaaacgtgattattattaaaacacatttaacatacatcgtgaacatatggggttacattaaggtcaggggcacgatacgtaagcatttcgtacgcgttgatctgatcc encodes:
- the LOC110924454 gene encoding uncharacterized protein LOC110924454, with the protein product MSTENTNVNVVVGTPANTVRTSTVANHAERPEKFSGETDAQALSALEAWKHSDFICRGYVLNGLSGALYNVYYNVKTSKDLGDALDKKYKTGDAGTKKFVVARFLDYKMVDNKTVMNQVQELQIILHDIHAEGMVLSETFQVAAMNEKLPPLWVEFKNYLKHKRKEMTIEELVVRLRIEEDNRLARKGTILQASAKANMVEVGESSKGNKGKRGKKDNKGK